The region CAGCTACTCAATTGTTAGGACGAAAGCATGTGTTAAGTTGTTGGAGCCCACCTATTTCGTAAATGGAAGAAATAGGTATTTCTTTTGACATAGGGGCTTTGTGAAAAAGTTATTAAGAATCCAAGGGAGGCACACACAGGGCAAGTTTGGGAATCTTTGCTTTAGAGGATCATGCTAACTGAGGGTGTTAAGAGGGGGAagcatctcttccttttctttgtctctgcTGAAAAGTTTGAGTTAGTAATTTTAAGTGTGATCAGATTACATGCAGTTAATAAAACTGCCCTAGTGTGGCGGTTCAGTATAAAAAAGTAAGCCTTATCCTGTCAAATGTCAGTAGTACATCTTTGTGTGAATTTTTCTTCTTGCCTCCATAGGTATGGTCTGAATATGCGTTGCTTGGCAGCTCGGGTCAACTATAAGACTTTGATTATCATCTGCGCACTCTTCACTTTGGTCACAGTACTTTTGTGGAATAAGTGTTCCAGTGACAAAGCGATCCAGGTTCCACGGCACTTGAGTAGTGGCTTCAGAGCGGATGCCTTAGAAAAAAGAGCGGCAGCGTCTGAGAGCAACAACTATGTGAACCACATGGCCAAgcagtctgaggaggccttccctCAGGAACAGCAGAAAGCGCCCCCTGTTGTTGGGGGCTTCAATAACAATGGGGGAGGCAAGGTGTTAGGGCTCAAATATGAAGAAATTGACTGCCTCATAAATGATGAACACACAATTAAAGGGAGACGAGAGGGGAATGAAGTCTTTCTTCCATTCACCTGGGTAGAGAAATATTTTGACGTTTACGGAAAGGTGGTTCAGTATGATGGCTATGATCGGTTTGAATTCTCTCATAGCTATTCCAAAGTCTATGCGCAGAGAGCCCCTTATCACCCTGATGGTGTGTTTATGTCCTTTGAAGGCTACAATGTGGAAGTCCGAGACAGAGTCAAGTGCATAAGTGGGGTTGAAGGTTGGTATCCATCTACTCCGCTGCGTTTTTCTATCGAGATTGTCTTGAGAAATAAGTGACTGTGTTAATTACATAGCAAGTACTTACATAGCTTATTAAAAGAGACCTGTCACCACTCCGACTTAGCATGGAGGAACAGGTTAAACCTGAACCTTGGACAGCCTTCTAGATGGTGATTTAAGGGCTCCAATAAGATCATACCTGATTAAATAGGATTATGCCATTAACCTGCCCCAGAAACTAAAATTATCAAAGTCAAGGCACAGCATCTTCAGAAATTTTGCATTAAAATATACAGTTATTATCCTATGAGAGGAGATGGGAAAGGGAGACAGACCATCCAGCGAACCCATCAATGTACCAGTGCCATCTTGTTATCAGATTAGCCAGGTATCATCTCTGGTTGAAGGGTTAAAGGTCTCAGAACAAGATAATCCATAGTACCGTTTTCTCTGAACCTATATTGGAACTCCTACAGTCTACTGTCTATGTtgtctttccttgtctttaaaaTTTGGAGCACTGAGGGTTCCTTACAGATGTTTTGGAATTTATATTTCAAACCTAGAATTGATCAGAAAGCCAAACTGAATTTgactttaaagtatataatttaatCAAACGAAAGAACTTAATGTGTTTTAAGATTGCTTGGTttgagttttatttcatttttctcatttataaaaagtaattttcatatcttaatattttaatttttgtaatatCTTTACAGAATGTTTAGTAGAAGGAAGGGGCCAAATTCATATAGATTCTTACCATTCAAAATAATGATTACCATTTTTATGTATTCTCAGAAGGTCTTTATACCTAGGTATATGTTTTAACATAGTTgtaatgatatttattgtgcAGTGTTCAAGAGGGTAATAGTTTGTTAGAGACTTGAAAGTTCTCCATTGCCAAACCTTTTTCCCCCAGTAGTTTTTTATGATGTGTAAGGTGCCTAGGTgctaaagaaaaagtgaaaagcacCTATAAccactattaatattttgatgttttttccaatctttttgttgttgttgtatatatacatttttaaaaacagtttagaATCATGCTCTGTAGtcgattttgtatttttttcccctcaacagGATTATTTCCTCTtgttattgaatatttattgagcattttaaaCACTAATAATCAGGATATTTCATAAAAGTGTATGGAATAATGTATGGGACCTTGCTCTTTAGTTGGACAGTTAGGTCAGATATTTTTTGTCATTATACATAATGGTATAGGTAGTCATAGTTCATCATTTACTGTTTTAAATGTATTCTCAGAGTTGTTTCCCTAGGAAATAAATTACCTTGCCGAATAGTAAGTtttgtcaaactgttttccaagaaGGTTGACTCTATTCATGCTTCTGGTAGCAGAGTATAAGGATACTCATCATCTCACTCCTGCCATcatgaaacattattttttaatctgtcatTAACCAAGGGGTCTCATAATTTGCTTTATGTAGCAATTAGTGAGGTCAGGTatctttttcatatccttttaacTGTTATAGAATggccttgattttctttcccctctcttttcATTGTGATTATGTTGCCTTTTGGAAAAATATATCGTGAgaccttttatatatatatagcaaggGTAGTAGCACCTTGTtatattaaagatattttctttaatttgactgtcttttcattttacttacgATTTGTTAGTTTTAGAAATTTTTAGTTCTATTtactaaggaatttttttttaattactactTTTATGCTTAGAAAATCATTTGCTATGCCATGATCAGctattcatctttattttctctaatagttttatggttttgtatttttacatttaattttttagtcCCTCTAAGCTGATTTATATTTTGGCAAATGGTACAAAGCCAAggtctaattttagtttttcccCGTACATTTATTGAATCTTCCTTCCCCTGCTGATCAATGATACAATCTTTATCattatactaaaatattttaaaactagagTATGTTTCCGGCCtactgttctgttccattgatcggTCTATCACTTCTTAGGCCAATTGCATATTATCATAGTTATTACACATATAATGAGATAGTATAAACCTTCCTTTTACTCAGTGAAaatcttttgaaaaaagaaatctaccCTTGGAGAAAGAAGACTGAAGTTAAAAAGCTTATCTGCAGCCTGGGTTTCTTACCCTATATCGTCCTCAGTTCCTTAAACTATTTTGAAACTACACCAAAATGCATATGGTTTTATAAGTTCCTGGTTTCTGCTGTGCCTGCCTGTTACTTGTTGACTCATTTTAGGACTCCAAATAGGAGTTTATCTCAACACATACACCATGAtgcaataataaaatattctgtaCAGTGTGGTATTACTGTATTTCCCATGTAAGCAATTACTAAAGTAAACAGTCATACCAAACATTTGAAAGTTTTACTTAGAACTTTACAAGAGGTGATCCATTAATGAATTCATCAAAAATCTATGGTTAAGGAACTtaccttgtggtccagtggttaagactctacacttccaatgcagggggcctgggttcaatccctggtaggggaactagattccacatgctgcaactaagacctgggacagccaaataaatgaaaataaatgtatttttttaaaaatccatggtTAAATATACAActgtaattcattttttttaagtactccTTATTCTCAGGAATTACATTTTGACATGAGGGATATGAGAAAGAATTGCAAATTGTTTATACTCAAGTTGCCTCGTCATAGCTGGCTTCTTAAGCAAATACTTTAACCATCTGATGATATAGTTGCTAGACCAAATCTTGATATTGGAGGGAAAGATGAATATATAATTAACTTGACTGTTAAGTACAGATTAAACCTGAACTAAAAAAAGTTCAGGTTTAATACTCTAGAATAAAACAGGTAATTGTTAACTATCAATATATGTGTTTAAATTGTATAGAACTTGAATGATGACATCGAATtatgaaaaatgacatttataGCTATGAGCAAGGGTAGCACTCATTAAAAATCAGTCCTTAAAAGATAATTTACAACAATGCATTGTTATCTGTCAACAAATAATGAATGAGGAtgaataaacatttaattttggttttcatttctggTTAATTTGGTACTATTTTTAGTAATTATGAAAACAGTGTAATAAGGAAGCTTTATAACCCTGTGGATAACCCTGTGAAGTAAAACAGTGAAATAGGTATTCAGAATAGGATTATGAATGTCTGGAgatagttatttattttgtttctctgttttatagGTGTACCTTTATCTACACAGTGGGGACCTCAAGGCTATTTCTACCCAATCCAGATTGCACAGTATGGGTTAAGTCACTACAGCAAGAATCTAACTGAGAAACCCCCTCATATAGAGGTATATGAAACAGCAGAAGACAGGGACAAAAACAGCAAGCCCAGTGACTGGACTGTGCCCAAGGGCTGCTTTATGGCTAGTGTGGCTGACAAGTCAAGATTCACCAATGTTAAACAGTTCATTGCTCCAGGTAAGTCCTGCTTCATGTGTGTTTGCTAATTTTATGTTGATTTATGACACCTGATACTCCCTTAAAATGGTTTTTATGCTTGTAAAAATCACATTAGCAGATGCCTTCACATTACATATATAAAGACACAAATAGTGTCACccaaatgaaatctaaaaaaggaTCAGCTAAAAAGTTCAAGGTTATATAAGGAATATTTACTGTGTGGAGAGCCAAGCCACAAGAACCAGGTTACTGCATGAGGACTTTCTCCTTCCAGAGATCTATATCCCACAGGAATGAAGTTCCTCAGTTTAATATTTCAGCATAGTATTCATCCTTTAATTTTCAAACTATTTTGCATTAAAGTAGAAATTTTTCTTTCTAGAGAGAGCCATCctttcctttgcctattttttaccAATAGCTTTTTATTTGTTCAAGCTAATAGAGCATTACCAACCAGGCCTGCTTCCTATGTGGAACTTTGTTAATGTGCTAGATTGTTTCAAACTTCATATAAAGCCATTTCATTaataaaatcttttataaaatcaaattaaCTTTATGCAACATTTCCCCTTTTACTAAGACAGTCTCATTAATTGGGATGTAATGTATTTCTCTCTGCTAATCAATATCCATGAGAATTAATGAGTTCATTAGTTAAAAAGACAATGGAATCATTTTAGTTAGTACCTCAGGCTTAgttttctgtggagaaatgtttTCAAGAGCAGAACTCATCCTTCCTCCCACCAGCCTTGCCAGTTggtaaataaaaagagagaaaaggttaGAAGACCTTTTCTGTATTCTCTCCTTGTCCTTTATTGATGGCTGTGTAATTCACAGACCTTGAAAGCCACAATACAAATCTACTCCTTCTAGATGACCTTAAGTAATGGATTTATGAGTGTTTAATGCAGTGCAAATAATGAGTGACCTTTAGTTTTTTATTCTGTGACTAAAACTTCTTTTATCCTGTGGCATTCTGTGATACTCTAGTACACAGAGCATCTTTGCCTATTGTAAAACAACAGGCTTGGCTGGGTGAGAAAGTACATGGAGATGTTTAAGAATATTTAGCTTATGGCTTGTAGCAGGAAATGCTTAGACTAAAAAGGACTTTTGATTTTGGGTGCATCTAGAGGGGTTATTTTTACACTGATTAATAGTGTAGTCTGGATTAGGGTAGAAAACAGCAGCTCTCATCTTGATCTCCTCAAGGGCTGAGAAGCTTTTTAGAACCATCTCTTGAATTCTGTTCTATTTAGAGCAGTAAAAGAAACTGAGCATATTATAACcaaacagtagcagcagcaggaagaagaaattgaacaacaaaacatttcttcttcctgctgctgctactgtttgGTTATAATATGCTCAGTTTCTTTTACTGCTCTAAATATGCAAGAGAAATTTCTTGTTTGATTATTTGCCAAATAGAACAGCTCTTACCATTTTTTCAGTCTCTGAACGCTTTGGCTTCAGAATTATCATCATTGTTTTTTATTATGTTCCAAGCCactatcctttttctttttaatcctcaCAGTTTCCTTGCAAAGTAATATTATCTCTACTTAACACgtgaagaaaccaaggctcaaaGATGTATTTTGTTGAACATCTGAAAGCTAGTAAGTGGTGGAGTTAATAATTCAAACTAGGTTTGTTTAACTCCAAAATCTATGCTTTCCCCTCAATCTCCCCCAGTATTCCTCACTTTTTGTTGACTACAGGAGCCCATTGCTTAATTTCCAGAAGTTTTATTCACAATTCCAGTGAATGTCTGAAAACAAACCTATCATTTCCAACAACGATGGGTGATTAAGAGCATGTACTTTATAGAGCCAGACTAAACAACCTGGGTTCAGCTCTTTgtaccttaggcaagttacttaacttttctgtCTCTGTTCACCATCCATAAAGAGTAATAATAGCACTACTCTTGTGATTGTTATAATGGCTAAATGAATTAATGTGTAGCACTTAGAACACAGTAAATACTTACCagatattaattaaataaaaaatgtttagggaattccctggcagtccagtgtttaggactccatgcttctaccGTGAGGGGCTGGGTTCAGTTGCTGATGGGGGGACTACGATCCCGCAAGCatgcagcatagccaaaaaaaaaaatttgaaattggTTTTCAAAAAGTCACTCAAAGCATCATTTGATGTTTAAGTCTAAGATGTTCTCATTCTCTGTACAACTTCCATAATTGCCTGTTCCATCAATTCATGTCTAACTGTTATTTTCTTCTAGCCTCTTTCTTATAATACTATGTGTTGAACCAGCTTtgggctattttttttcttttttgtagaatAGGTATATTAGACAGTCATTGATTATTGATCAACCAATTTTGATCTAGAAAAGGCAGTTTGACCACAGTACCTTAGCTATCTGCTAAGGCCATTAACCCCGCTAATATAAACTAGACAGGCCAAAAGGTAAAAGAGCTTTGTTCTGATGCTCACAAGCCATCGTGGACTCAACAATTCTGCCATTTGTTTATGGTTaacttagtaaaaataaaaattaaaaaaataataatccaacATATAttgatgtattaattttttatggtCAGTGGTTATCAAGGAtgaattttaagtaaattttaaatacgGAGAGAGACCTTCTATCCTAACCagtattttttgttatattttttcccctaCAGAAACCAGTGAAGGTGTATCCTTGCAACTGGGGAACACaaaagattttattatttcatttgaccTCAAGTTCTTAACAAATGGAAGTGTGTCTGTGGTTCTGGAGACGACAGaaaagaatcagctcttcactGTACATTATGTCTCAAATACCCAGCTAAttgcttttaaagaaagagaCATATACTATGGCATCGGGCCCAGAACATCATGGAGCACGGTTACCAGGGACCTGGTCACTGACCTCAGGAAAGGAGTGGGTCTTTCCAACACAAAAGCTGTCAAGCCAACAAGAATAATGCCCAAGAAGGTGGTTAGGCTGATTGCAAAAGGGAAGGGCTTCCTTGACAACATTACCATCTCTACCACAGCCCACATGGCTGCCTTCTTCGCTGCCAGTGACTGGCTGGTGAGGAACCAGGATGAGAAAGGCGGCTGGCCAATTATGGTGACCCGTAAGTTAGGGGAAGGCTTCAAGTCTTTAGAGCCAGGGTGGTACTCCGCCATGGCCCAAGGGCAAGCCATTTCTACATTAGTCAGGGCCTATCTCTTAACAAAAGACCATATATTCCTCAGTTCAGCTTTAAGGGCAACAGCCCCTTACAAGTTTCTGTCAGAGCAGCATGGAGTCAAGGCTGTGTTTATGAATAAGCA is a window of Ovis canadensis isolate MfBH-ARS-UI-01 breed Bighorn chromosome 7, ARS-UI_OviCan_v2, whole genome shotgun sequence DNA encoding:
- the GLCE gene encoding D-glucuronyl C5-epimerase isoform X2 — its product is MRCLAARVNYKTLIIICALFTLVTVLLWNKCSSDKAIQVPRHLSSGFRADALEKRAAASESNNYVNHMAKQSEEAFPQEQQKAPPVVGGFNNNGGGKVLGLKYEEIDCLINDEHTIKGRREGNEVFLPFTWVEKYFDVYGKVVQYDGYDRFEFSHSYSKVYAQRAPYHPDGVFMSFEGYNVEVRDRVKCISGVEGVPLSTQWGPQGYFYPIQIAQYGLSHYSKNLTEKPPHIEVYETAEDRDKNSKPSDWTVPKGCFMASVADKSRFTNVKQFIAPETSEGVSLQLGNTKDFIISFDLKFLTNGSVSVVLETTEKNQLFTVHYVSNTQLIAFKERDIYYGIGPRTSWSTVTRDLVTDLRKGVGLSNTKAVKPTRIMPKKVVRLIAKGKGFLDNITISTTAHMAAFFAASDWLVRNQDEKGGWPIMVTLPQVVQFSRFGKDNGK
- the GLCE gene encoding D-glucuronyl C5-epimerase isoform X1, whose amino-acid sequence is MRCLAARVNYKTLIIICALFTLVTVLLWNKCSSDKAIQVPRHLSSGFRADALEKRAAASESNNYVNHMAKQSEEAFPQEQQKAPPVVGGFNNNGGGKVLGLKYEEIDCLINDEHTIKGRREGNEVFLPFTWVEKYFDVYGKVVQYDGYDRFEFSHSYSKVYAQRAPYHPDGVFMSFEGYNVEVRDRVKCISGVEGVPLSTQWGPQGYFYPIQIAQYGLSHYSKNLTEKPPHIEVYETAEDRDKNSKPSDWTVPKGCFMASVADKSRFTNVKQFIAPETSEGVSLQLGNTKDFIISFDLKFLTNGSVSVVLETTEKNQLFTVHYVSNTQLIAFKERDIYYGIGPRTSWSTVTRDLVTDLRKGVGLSNTKAVKPTRIMPKKVVRLIAKGKGFLDNITISTTAHMAAFFAASDWLVRNQDEKGGWPIMVTRKLGEGFKSLEPGWYSAMAQGQAISTLVRAYLLTKDHIFLSSALRATAPYKFLSEQHGVKAVFMNKHDWYEEYPTTPSSFVLNGFMYSLIGLYDLKETAGEKLGKEARSLYERGMESLKAMLPLYDTGSGTIYDLRHFMLGIAPNLARWDYHTTHINQLQLLSTIDESPIFKEFVKRWKSYLKGSRAKHN